The following coding sequences lie in one Apium graveolens cultivar Ventura chromosome 3, ASM990537v1, whole genome shotgun sequence genomic window:
- the LOC141712787 gene encoding uncharacterized protein LOC141712787, with translation MSDPAESSPLVTPPPITDIHAIDLEAGPGEQIQCRICLETDGRDFIAPCKCKGTSKFVHRDCLDHWRAVKEGFAFAHCTTCKSPYHLRVHVLADRKWRTLKFRFFVTRDILFIFLSVQMVISSLAYLMYIIDNYQKSWLRLAWGFDSALSFYYICGALLFFALLGLSGCFITCYDRRVRNDLAQPCRELCLCCCQPGICADCHLPGTLCMWTDCTTCFESCATATGECGCLGGAGEAGLPLLFVMALIVLGLFTVIGIFYSVLVATMVGQRIWQRHYHILAKRMLTKEYVVEDVDSEISGSDWSPPPLPPEHVQQLKTLGLL, from the exons ATGAGTGATCCAGCTGAGTCTTCTCCTCTTGTTACTCCACCCCCGATCACTGATATTCATGCTATTGATCTTGAAGCCGGTCCCGGCGAACAAATTCAGTGTCGAATTTGTCTCGAAACGGATG GCAGGGATTTTATTGCTCCTTGCAAATGCAAAGGAACATCAAAGTTTGTTCACCGAGATTGTCTAGATCACTGGCGTGCTGTGAAG GAAGGATTCGCATTTGCTCATTGCACAACATGCAAGAGTCCTTATCATTTGAGAGTTCACGTTCTTGCTGACAGAAAATGGCGAACCCTAAAATTCCGATTCTTTGTTACTAGAGATATTTTGTTTATCTTTCTCTCTGTTCAAATG GTGATTTCTTCGTTGGCTTATTTGATGTATATAATTGATAATTACCAGAAGTCCTGGCTTCGTCTTGCATGGGGATTTGATAGTGCATTAAGTTTTTACTATATATGTG GAGCACTACTGTTTTTTGCGCTGCTGGGACTGTCCGGATGCTTTATAACTTGCTATGACCGTAGGGTACGGAATGATCTGGCTCAGCCATGTAGAGAATTATGCCTTTGTTGCTGCCAGCCTGG AATCTGTGCGGACTGCCATTTACCGGGTACCCTTTGTATGTGGACTGACTGTACTACTTGCTTTGAGAGTTGCGCTACTGCAACTGGTGAATGTGGTTGCTTGGGAGGTGCTGGTGAAGCGGGGTTACCACTATTATTTGTTATGGCTTTGATTGTGCTAGGACTATTTACAGTGATAGGTATCTTCTACAGCGTACTAGTGGCTACAATGGTTGGACAAAGGATCTGGCAGCGCCACTATCATATACTGGCAAAAAGGATGCTAACGAAA GAATACGTAGTTGAAGATGTTGACAGTGAGATAAGCGGATCTGATTGGTCACCGCCACCTCTCCCACCTGAACATGTTCAACAGCTGAAAACACTAGGTCTCCTGTAA
- the LOC141712788 gene encoding uncharacterized protein LOC141712788: MVGAGMSSVFSEEILADKLSKLNSTQQCIETLSHWCIFHRSKAELVVSTWSKQFHNSEIIQKVPLLYLANDIIQNSKRKGNEFVTEFWKVLPAAIKDLTEKGDDYGKNVVSRLVNIWEERRVFGHAKSIKSVMLGEELPQPLEFSKKRSRSVRIMKRDSRSIRTKLTIGSTTEKIVSSFHLVLNENTAEDEEMNKCKSVVHRVRKMEKDVEVALTQAKDPRRKILAKDLEEDGNMLNQCINKLKVVEANRLALVSQLRDALNEQESELENVRTQIQVAQAQAGEAANMRKQLNDENYVADSKPSTVTPPLIDANATGQPPKKSAAAIAAEVVDRLAASSSSQYIMSSVLSTFAAEEAKKARLTKPSTITDSFSSQSNNIVSTSISQPEQSYPVSDPNDYMAAQPLSVQTNTSYHSVMMAQPTMQSQMPNSQAQYISLANPPSQQYMQPPGNIVTSYGYGNGHPMTPGPPPPPPTYMMSPMVPMSQQQPLTMNHHQSALSQQNQVPMHQQPPAPPSYRPLQPPGMVYYALPHQQQ; the protein is encoded by the exons ATGGTTGGTGCTGGGATGAGTAGTGTGTTTAGTGAAGAGATACTTGCAGACAAGCTCTCTAAGCTTAACAGCACTCAGCAGTGTATTGAAA CTCTATCCCATTGGTGCATATTTCACCGAAGCAAAGCAGAACTGGTTGTATCAACATGGAGTAAGCAGTTCCACAATTCAGAGATAATTCAGAAAGTTCCGTTGCTGTATCTTGCTAATGATATAATACAGAATAGCAAACGCAAAGGAAATGAATTTGTAACCGAGTTCTGGAAGGTTCTTCCTGCAGCAATTAAGGATCTTACGGAGAAAGGCGATGACTATGGAAAGAATGTCGTCTCCAGATTG GTTAATATATGGGAAGAGAGGAGAGTTTTTGGCCATGCAAAGAGCATCAAGAGTGTGATGCTTGGAGAAGAATTACCTCAACCATTAGAATTCAGCAAAAAGCGTTCTCGTTCGGTCAGAATTATGAAAAGGGATTCTCGATCTATTAGAACT AAACTGACAATTGGGAGCACAACAGAGAAGATAGTTTCATCATTTCACTTGGTACTTAATGAAAATActgctgaagatgaagaaatgaataAATGCAAGTCAGTTGTCCACCGTGTCAGGAAGATGGAGAAAGATGTTGAAGTCGCTCTAACCCAAG CCAAAGATCCTAGGAGGAAGATATTGGCAAAAGATCTGGAGGAGGATGGAAATATGTTAAATCAGTGTATTAATAAGCTTAAAGTTGTTGAAGCAAATAGATTGGCCCTTGTATCACAGTTACGAGATGCACTTAATGAACAG GAATCCGAACTGGAGAATGTTCGAACACAGATTCAG GTAGCACAAGCGCAGGCAGGGGAAGCTGCGAACATGAGAAAACAGCTCAATGATGAAAACTATGTGGCTGATTCTAAACCATCAACTGTGACACCGCCACTTATAGATGCCAATGCAACAGGGCAACCACCCAAGAAGTCAGCTGCCGCCATTGCAGCAGAGGTTGTAGACAGGCTTGCAGCTTCTAGCTCCTCTCAGTATATCATGAGTTCTGTTCTGTCCACATTCGCGGCTGAGGAAGCTAAAAAGGCTAGGCTCACCAAGCCCTCAACTATTACTGATTCTTTCTCATCCCAATCAAACAATATAGTCAGCACCTCCATCTCGCAACCAGAACAATCCTATCCTGTTTCAGACCCCAATGACTATATGGCAGCACAACCCCTCAGTGTTCAAACAAACACTTCTTATCATTCTGTTATGATGGCTCAACCCACTATGCAGAGTCAGATGCCCAACTCCCAGGCCCAATATATTTCACTTGCCAACCCGCCTTCCCAGCAATACATGCAACCACCAGGTAATATCGTGACATCATACGGATATGGTAATGGCCATCCCATGACACCAGGACCACCGCCTCCTCCTCCAACTTACATGATGAGCCCCATGGTCCCAATGTCCCAGCAGCAACCTCTTACCATGAATCATCACCAATCAGCCCTGAGTCAGCAAAATCAGGTACCAATGCATCAGCAACCTCCTGCTCCTCCCAGTTACCGGCCTCTCCAACCTCCTGGAATGGTGTACTATGCTCTCCCTCATCAGCAGCAGTGA